The sequence AGGCTGAAAACATGTTCTAAATAAACAGCAAGGCTCTTGTTTTTCTCATAGGAGAAGACAAGAGCCTTGCTGTTTTTATACGTATAAAATAGGAAGTCGTTTGGTTAGCCGTTTACCGCACCTTGCTGTTTTTCAGCAATCAAATCTTCCAGACGTTCTTTTTGCCGCAGTAATTCTTCCAAGGGAGGTTCCGCCGGAACGCTTCCCGGTTGAATGGGCAGCAGAGGAGTAGCACTGCGGGCTGCTTGTTCGCTCATCAGCTTGTAGCCGAAAGCTCCGGCGATGGTGCCAACAACCAGGCCAATCCAAAAATCGCTTCTTGTGAACATTCGTTTCACCCCCTTTCTTAGAACCACTGATTTATTCGCACTGTATGCCTGACGGTGTCAGCAAAACCTTAAAATAGCTAGGCTTTCTTTCAGTTTTACTTCCCTGCCAGATGAAAAAAGCTCCCGTCATGCCGACAGGCTCATAAAAGCAGCGGTTCCTTAAGCACCTGCTTTTTTATTGGGAGTTCTTCTTTGGCAGCAGCAGTCTGGCGCTGTTAAGAACGACGCCAATGGTAGCAGCGTTATGAATCAGGGCGGAAACCATTGGATTAGTACGCCCGACTGCACCGAGCAGCATAGCTGCTGTATTTACGGCAATGGTAGCGGAAAAATTTTGCCGGACAATATCCATAGTCGTTTTGCCAAGTGAGACCACTTCGGAGAGCACCAGGGGATCTTCAGAGTTAATGGTAATGGCGGCGGATTCCACGGCAATATCGGTACGCCGGCCGCCCATAGCTACGCCTACATCGACAAACGCCAAGGCCGGCGCATCGTTGATGCCGTCACCGATCATCAGAACTTGTGACCGGCGTTGCAAACGGGTCACCAATGTGGCCTTATCCTCCGGCAGGACACCGGCATGGTAGGCATCCAAATCCAAGGTGGAAGCTACATGTTTGGCCACTGCCTCGGTATCGCCGGTAATCATCACGACTTCATCGACGCCGCGACGCCGCAACTGATTGATTGTTTTCTTCCAGGTAGGGCGGATGGGATCGCTGACAATGAGCAAGCCCAATAGCTCCTGTTCCCGGGCGACAAAGATCAGATTATAACCGTGGTCGGCTGCGAAATCGTAGTCGAGGGCTGTCATCGTCACGTCGTTTTCCTTCATGAAACGGAGGCTGCCCACTAGTATCTGTCCGCCGCGAAATCCCTTGAAATCAGGGATTTCCGCCCGAATGCCGTGGCCGACAATCGTTTCGGTATGTTTATG comes from Propionispora vibrioides and encodes:
- a CDS encoding 50S ribosomal protein L9 — protein: MFTRSDFWIGLVVGTIAGAFGYKLMSEQAARSATPLLPIQPGSVPAEPPLEELLRQKERLEDLIAEKQQGAVNG